A region from the Azospirillum thiophilum genome encodes:
- a CDS encoding ABC transporter substrate-binding protein has translation MSIRSFSLNAVTAATLGLSALALPVVTGAVPAAQAAEAEAVKLGFAKCAHCLPMALTPDLAKGVSIEAINFNSGNDVLTALVSKSIDVAQVTYLHYVTALDKGFDIVAISGQVNGGSEIVTAKGIDLKAEDWAGLKALAASRKAKGEPLRVAASRGNAQDIHMRGAFQKHGIDVNKDVQFINIPNPSDHAAALQRGEVDVICTVEPFASQIRSTGVGAHFALPYDQAAGNLTNLIVTRSDVIKEHPKAVEATVASVVALVDKLKSDRTVWVDTINKYTGLNKDIAAESLKNAFPDYAIHKDSTVAIATMMRDLKYISHDVSDAVVKNIDYRFLEAVTKKPKSELGG, from the coding sequence ATGTCGATCCGGTCCTTCTCCCTGAACGCCGTCACCGCCGCCACGCTGGGTCTTTCCGCGCTGGCCCTGCCTGTGGTGACGGGCGCCGTCCCGGCCGCGCAGGCCGCCGAAGCGGAGGCGGTGAAACTCGGCTTCGCCAAATGCGCCCATTGCCTGCCGATGGCGCTGACGCCCGATCTGGCCAAGGGCGTGTCGATCGAGGCGATCAACTTCAACTCCGGCAACGACGTGCTGACGGCGCTGGTGTCCAAGAGCATCGACGTGGCGCAGGTCACCTACCTCCACTACGTCACAGCGCTGGACAAGGGCTTCGACATCGTCGCCATCTCCGGCCAGGTGAATGGCGGTTCGGAGATCGTCACCGCCAAGGGCATCGACCTGAAGGCGGAGGATTGGGCCGGGCTGAAGGCGCTGGCGGCATCCCGCAAGGCCAAGGGCGAGCCGCTGCGCGTCGCCGCCTCGCGCGGGAACGCGCAGGACATCCACATGCGCGGCGCTTTCCAGAAGCACGGCATCGACGTCAACAAGGACGTCCAGTTCATCAACATCCCCAACCCGTCCGACCATGCCGCCGCCCTGCAGCGCGGCGAGGTCGACGTGATCTGCACGGTGGAGCCCTTCGCCTCGCAGATCCGCAGCACCGGCGTCGGCGCGCATTTCGCGCTGCCCTACGACCAGGCGGCCGGCAACCTGACCAACCTGATCGTCACCCGCTCCGACGTGATCAAGGAGCACCCGAAGGCGGTGGAAGCCACGGTGGCCTCGGTGGTGGCGCTGGTAGACAAGCTGAAGAGCGACCGGACGGTGTGGGTCGACACCATCAACAAATACACCGGCCTGAACAAGGACATCGCCGCGGAATCGCTGAAGAACGCCTTCCCCGACTATGCCATCCACAAGGACAGCACCGTCGCCATCGCCACGATGATGCGGGACTTGAAGTACATCAGCCATGACGTCTCGGACGCGGTGGTCAAGAACATCGACTACCGCTTCCTGGAGGCGGTGACGAAGAAGCCGAAGAGCGAATTGGGGGGCTGA
- a CDS encoding amidohydrolase family protein, protein MTGALQPLDLLLTGATVITGDEAGVIEGAALGIRGGRIVHLAPAAQPAPPALRTVALPGRLVTPGFVNAHLHAVLVMVRGVAADLGFAPSYTPGVPKGTDATPEEARALARLGAVEALLAGSTLVCDHFVHADATLEAMAELGLRIHAGWRVHDVDFARVPKGEWSFDAALGEDLLRRTLDLHDRWDGALGGRIRVQMAAHAPDTCSPGFLRTLAVEAAARGMRVNTHLAQSRVEVERVKAATGLTPAALLEETGLLNDQLLATHCLYVDEDDIARLARAGAHAVHVPKCNAASGRLAPTPALKAAGVNLALCTDTQHGDMVEAMRWALATGRIGQGGVTADWQPADVFRMATLGGARAVGMADEIGTLAVGKAADLVVFDARRPHLRPLINPLGTLVHTGRGGDVEMVLVDGEILVEDGRPVRADLEEICTEADKAARALWARA, encoded by the coding sequence ATGACCGGCGCCTTACAGCCGCTGGACCTTCTGCTGACCGGCGCCACGGTCATCACCGGCGATGAGGCCGGCGTGATCGAGGGTGCGGCGCTCGGCATCCGCGGCGGCCGGATCGTCCATCTGGCACCGGCCGCGCAGCCCGCACCGCCGGCCCTGCGGACCGTTGCGCTGCCGGGCCGGCTGGTGACGCCGGGCTTCGTCAACGCCCATCTGCATGCGGTGCTGGTGATGGTGCGCGGCGTCGCCGCCGACCTCGGCTTCGCGCCGTCCTACACGCCGGGCGTGCCCAAGGGCACCGACGCCACGCCGGAGGAGGCCCGCGCGCTGGCCCGCCTTGGCGCGGTGGAGGCGCTGCTCGCCGGCTCCACCCTGGTCTGCGACCATTTCGTCCATGCCGACGCGACGCTGGAGGCGATGGCCGAACTGGGCCTTCGCATTCATGCCGGCTGGCGGGTGCACGACGTCGATTTCGCCCGCGTGCCGAAGGGCGAATGGAGTTTCGATGCGGCGCTCGGCGAGGATCTGCTGCGCCGGACGCTCGACCTGCATGACCGCTGGGACGGTGCGCTCGGCGGGCGCATCCGGGTGCAGATGGCGGCGCATGCGCCCGACACCTGCTCCCCCGGCTTCCTGCGCACGCTGGCGGTGGAGGCCGCGGCGCGCGGCATGCGCGTCAACACCCATCTGGCGCAGAGCCGGGTGGAGGTCGAGCGGGTGAAGGCCGCCACCGGCCTGACCCCGGCGGCGCTGCTGGAGGAGACCGGGCTGCTGAACGACCAGCTGCTCGCCACCCACTGCCTCTATGTCGACGAGGACGACATCGCCCGGCTGGCGCGGGCCGGGGCCCATGCCGTCCATGTGCCGAAATGCAACGCCGCGTCGGGCCGGCTGGCGCCGACCCCGGCGCTGAAGGCGGCGGGCGTCAATCTGGCGCTCTGCACCGACACCCAGCATGGCGACATGGTGGAGGCGATGCGCTGGGCGCTCGCCACCGGGCGCATCGGCCAGGGCGGCGTCACCGCCGACTGGCAGCCGGCCGACGTCTTCCGCATGGCGACGCTGGGCGGCGCCCGCGCCGTCGGCATGGCCGACGAGATCGGCACGCTGGCCGTCGGCAAGGCGGCGGACCTCGTCGTCTTCGACGCCCGCCGGCCGCATCTGCGCCCGCTGATCAACCCGCTGGGCACGCTGGTCCACACCGGCCGCGGCGGCGACGTCGAGATGGTGCTGGTGGACGGCGAAATCCTGGTCGAGGACGGTCGCCCCGTGCGCGCCGACCTGGAAGAGATCTGCACCGAGGCCGACAAGGCCGCCCGCGCCCTGTGGGCGCGGGCCTGA
- a CDS encoding ABC transporter permease, whose product MTALSKSWERAVVPVLILAAWEIVSRSGLLPAALLPAPSVVLHSWADWVFGFDETSQANSGRWLADALSSAVRVAAGYGIAVAGGVLLGIAIGWWSWVERAIEPTIQMLRPVPPVSWIPVAIIWFGIANKPAIFLVFLGAFFPILMNTIHGVKTADRNLIRAASMMGATEQQLLRHVVFPAALPSIFAGLRIGIGAAWMLTVTAEMVAVKSGLGYVLWDSYYFLRYDLVLAAMASIGLLGYATDALIKLLMSAALHWQHASTLQSREG is encoded by the coding sequence ATGACCGCATTGTCGAAATCCTGGGAGCGCGCGGTCGTTCCCGTCCTGATCCTCGCGGCCTGGGAGATCGTGTCGCGGTCCGGCCTGCTGCCGGCGGCGCTGCTGCCGGCCCCGTCGGTCGTGCTGCACAGCTGGGCCGACTGGGTCTTCGGCTTCGACGAGACGTCGCAGGCCAACAGCGGGCGCTGGCTGGCCGACGCGCTGTCCAGCGCGGTGCGCGTCGCCGCCGGCTACGGCATCGCGGTGGCCGGCGGCGTGCTGCTGGGCATCGCAATCGGCTGGTGGAGCTGGGTGGAGCGCGCCATCGAGCCGACCATCCAGATGCTGCGCCCGGTGCCGCCGGTGTCGTGGATCCCGGTGGCGATCATCTGGTTCGGCATCGCCAACAAGCCGGCGATCTTCCTGGTCTTCCTCGGCGCCTTCTTCCCGATCCTGATGAACACCATCCATGGCGTGAAGACCGCCGACCGCAACCTGATCCGCGCCGCCTCGATGATGGGCGCCACCGAGCAGCAGTTGCTGCGCCATGTGGTGTTCCCGGCGGCGCTGCCCAGCATCTTCGCGGGCCTGCGCATCGGCATAGGCGCCGCCTGGATGCTGACCGTCACCGCCGAGATGGTCGCGGTCAAGAGCGGGCTGGGGTACGTGCTGTGGGACAGCTACTATTTCCTGCGCTACGACCTCGTCCTTGCCGCGATGGCCAGCATCGGGCTTCTGGGCTACGCCACCGACGCGCTGATCAAGCTGCTGATGTCCGCGGCGCTGCACTGGCAGCACGCCTCCACGCTCCAGAGCCGGGAGGGCTGA
- a CDS encoding GntR family transcriptional regulator: MMQNRLHRIDMDSLKTARPASGPLRRETLHHSAVAELRAMILDGELPPGRRVPEMQLCEQLGVSRTPLREALRVLAAEGLVELRPHRGAVVTPIDPKEIAAIFQVMEALESLAGRLACTSGSDAAFSELNRLHDELAAQFRAGERAAYSTTNRRIHAWIVAMAGNPVLEATHKGFAAQLARARSLANYDADRWQESLTEHEAIMAALRRRDADGAAGLLAGHSRRTADAVLRTLRQGVENGDR, translated from the coding sequence ATGATGCAGAACAGACTCCACCGGATCGACATGGACAGCCTCAAGACCGCGAGACCCGCCAGCGGCCCCCTGCGCCGCGAAACGCTGCATCATTCCGCCGTGGCGGAGTTGCGGGCGATGATCCTGGACGGGGAGCTGCCGCCCGGTCGCCGCGTGCCGGAGATGCAGCTGTGCGAACAGTTGGGTGTCTCCCGCACCCCCCTGCGCGAGGCGTTGCGCGTGTTGGCGGCCGAAGGGCTGGTGGAGTTGCGGCCACATCGGGGCGCGGTGGTGACGCCCATCGACCCCAAGGAGATCGCCGCGATCTTCCAGGTGATGGAGGCGTTGGAAAGCCTTGCCGGCCGCCTCGCCTGCACGAGCGGATCGGACGCCGCCTTCAGCGAGCTGAACCGCCTGCACGACGAGCTCGCCGCCCAGTTCCGCGCCGGGGAGCGCGCGGCCTACTCGACCACCAACCGCCGCATCCATGCCTGGATCGTCGCCATGGCCGGCAATCCGGTGCTGGAGGCCACCCACAAGGGCTTCGCCGCCCAGCTTGCCCGCGCCCGCTCCCTGGCGAACTACGACGCCGACCGCTGGCAGGAGTCGCTGACCGAGCATGAGGCGATCATGGCGGCGCTGCGCCGTCGCGACGCCGACGGCGCAGCCGGCCTGCTGGCAGGCCACAGCCGCCGCACCGCCGACGCCGTGCTGAGGACGCTGCGGCAGGGCGTGGAGAACGGAGACCGCTGA
- a CDS encoding ABC transporter ATP-binding protein codes for MASIELQNITKIYSDTKRKRDLLAIDDVSLTVERNEFLCLLGSSGCGKSTLLNMIAGFEKPTKGTVTVGGKPVEGPGADRGMVFQQATLMPWLPVWENIAFHLRLKGWRKTDRRAAAQEYIDLVGLKGFENHYPAELSGGMSQRVGIARALLLNPQVILMDEPFAALDAQTKMDMQEELVAIWQKQRCTIVFVTHSVDEALVLGTQVAVLTSRPGRLRERIELDLPRPRDITSPRFNDHKRHILNLIREEGLQQRQVAAA; via the coding sequence ATGGCCTCCATCGAACTGCAGAACATCACCAAGATCTACAGCGACACCAAGCGCAAGCGCGACCTGCTGGCCATCGACGACGTCAGCCTGACGGTGGAGCGGAACGAGTTCCTCTGCCTGCTGGGTTCGTCGGGTTGCGGCAAGTCCACCCTGCTGAACATGATCGCCGGGTTCGAGAAGCCGACCAAGGGCACCGTCACCGTCGGCGGCAAGCCGGTGGAAGGGCCGGGCGCCGACCGCGGCATGGTGTTCCAGCAGGCCACCCTGATGCCCTGGCTGCCGGTGTGGGAGAACATCGCCTTCCACCTGCGCCTCAAGGGCTGGCGCAAGACCGACCGCCGCGCCGCCGCCCAGGAATACATCGACCTCGTCGGGCTGAAGGGCTTCGAGAACCATTACCCGGCCGAGCTGTCGGGCGGCATGAGCCAGCGCGTCGGCATCGCCCGCGCCCTGCTGCTGAACCCGCAGGTCATCCTGATGGACGAGCCCTTCGCCGCGCTCGACGCCCAGACCAAGATGGACATGCAGGAGGAGTTGGTCGCCATCTGGCAGAAGCAGCGCTGCACCATCGTCTTCGTCACCCACAGCGTCGACGAGGCGCTGGTGCTGGGCACGCAGGTCGCGGTGCTGACCAGCCGGCCGGGCCGCCTGCGCGAACGCATCGAGCTGGACCTGCCGCGCCCGCGCGACATCACCAGCCCGCGCTTCAATGACCACAAGCGTCACATCCTGAACCTGATCCGCGAGGAGGGCCTGCAACAGCGGCAGGTCGCCGCGGCATGA